The window GGGAGGAGATGGCCAAGCGCCACCTGAAGGTCGCTGGTGACCTTGGTCGTGTTGTCTTCATTGTACGGGCCTCCCTTCCGATCCCGATAATCACAACAGGCATGGGCTGACTACGGCGCTGTAGGAGTACGACCTTCGAAACACCCAGTCTATCGAGGAGAGCGTCAGACACTCGGACGTTGTTTACAACCTTGTTGGCCGCAACTACCCCACTAAGTAGGTTTCTGCGGCGAAGGACGATTTAACGAGGAGAAGACTAAGAACGCGTGTCCAGAAACTTCTCTCTGGAAGATGTTCATGTTGAGGGGACTGAGCGGATAGCTGAGGCTGTTGCCAAGTACGACGTGGACCGCTTCATTCACATGTCCAGTTACAACGCCAACCTGGAGTCTGCTTCCGAGTTCTATCGCACCAAGGTCCGCCCTCGAACGATGGTTTGCACAGTTTGCCTTCAAAACTAATCACTCTACAGGCCCGCGGCGAGCAGGTCGCTCGTAGCATCTATCCCGAGACCACCATTGTGAGACCGGCACCAGTCTTCGGTTTCGAGGACAACCTCCTTCTGAAGCTTGCCAGCGTTATGAACCTATTCACGGCCAACAACATGCAGGAAAGATTCAGACCCGTCCATGTAAGCCGCTCGTATCGATACATGCTCCATTCAATCGCTGACACAGTGTAGTccatcgacgtcggccagGCTCTTGAGCTGATGCTCTATGACGATAGCACTGCCGGCCAAACGTACGAGCTTTACGGTCCCCAGGAATACTCCATGGCGGAGATTGCTCAGTTCGCCGACCGTGAAATCTTCAAGAAACGTCGCCACATCAATGTTCCAAAGTCCATCCTGAAGCCTGTTGCTGGTCTCCTGAACAAGTATCTCTGGTGGCCTACCATGTCTGCCGATGAGGTTGAGCGCGAGTTCATCGACCAGGAGATTgacgagacggccaagacctTCAAGGATCTCGGTATTGAGCCCGGCGACATTAGCAAGTTCACCTACCACTACCTGGTAAGAATACGCGCGACTCGTGAATGCTGCGACGGCCCAATGCTAACTACCATACAGCAAGGTTACCGCAGTGCCAACTTCTACGACCTGCCCCCTGcgacggagaaggagaagagggaggagcgCAAGTATCTGCACGTTCTTGACGACCAGTAAAGTAAGCCTGGGTTCCATATGTATGGGGGGATTGATTCTGGGCAAGCAAAGTCGTTTAGAGTGTATATAAGTAGTCAACTAGACACAGTTGCAAAAGTCGAAGAATCCATGTATAGTTTTTTGCTTCACAACTTCGGCGAGTGATGTGTTGTTCAGTGAAGACGGACTGTGTTGTGTTCTTGTTAGTCAGTGCTTTACTATGCCGTAGCTGATTCGTTGGCAACCGTTTGAATTTTGACGCCGCCTCAAACTGGGTCCTCTACAAGGACTCGAGTGCTTTCC is drawn from Colletotrichum destructivum chromosome 6, complete sequence and contains these coding sequences:
- a CDS encoding Putative NmrA-like domain, NAD(P)-binding domain superfamily, translated to MASFPTTVRSTRNVAQNVLRRQPLHDIAITRTGKPILRTQGGRSSLGGHTATVFGATGQVGRYIVNRLARQGCTVVIPFREEMAKRHLKVAGDLGRVVFIEYDLRNTQSIEESVRHSDVVYNLVGRNYPTKNFSLEDVHVEGTERIAEAVAKYDVDRFIHMSSYNANLESASEFYRTKARGEQVARSIYPETTIVRPAPVFGFEDNLLLKLASVMNLFTANNMQERFRPVHSIDVGQALELMLYDDSTAGQTYELYGPQEYSMAEIAQFADREIFKKRRHINVPKSILKPVAGLLNKYLWWPTMSADEVEREFIDQEIDETAKTFKDLGIEPGDISKFTYHYLQGYRSANFYDLPPATEKEKREERKYLHVLDDQ